In the genome of Magnolia sinica isolate HGM2019 chromosome 2, MsV1, whole genome shotgun sequence, one region contains:
- the LOC131233205 gene encoding uncharacterized protein LOC131233205: protein MASSSSSSPSLCHFSFRKSLPLCIFLLLFTSLSLCNSSEAHLQKQDFLGSRRRLLAIEKEEQPKKKTTLDSSSSKNQTKSIKPIKTTTTNSTIKSKSTTGNKNQTKLIKPIKTTNSTKTTLSKTNLKNQTTPNSIPTKKFSDLSKDSKSNTPKNKTTPTTKQFQPSDSKPKIAKEPKKSPPSSNKLKEQKIKDQTKSKHLTLPNFIEQDAGDDEDLINEFRDLPSKFHEAILPDLEKISTTSKAYITKANQEITQGFKPLVGKKYASMVGSLTSCIFLLLPLLLVSLLFNRIRMYFSLQKILIFIQVYLAIYFAILSLAYFVSGIEPLKFFYATSRSSYITIQVFQTLGYVLYLLLQLMNLLVVFSTAEDGVGLKFLGLVQTMVGFAVGLHYYAAVFHRAVVGQPPKTSWKIHGIYATCFLVICLFARAERRKKAYLQDGSNDDCKKS from the coding sequence atggcttcttcttcttcttcctctccttcactctGTCACTTCAGCTTTAGAAAATCTCTCCCTCTTTGCATTTTTCTCCTTTTGTTTACTTCTCTTTCTCTGTGCAATTCCTCAGAAGCCCACCTCCAAAAACAGGACTTCCTAGGAAGTAGAAGAAGATTACTAGCCATTGAGAAAGAAGAACAGCCAAAGAAGAAAACCACCttagacagcagcagcagcaaaaacCAAACAAAATCCATCAAACCCATCAAAACTACCACCACGAATTCCACAATAAAATCCAAatccaccacaggaaacaaaaaCCAGACGAAACTCATCAAACCCATCAAAACCACCAACTCCACAAAAACAACACTTTCCAAGaccaatctcaaaaaccaaacaaCACCCAACTCAATTCCCACCAAGAAATTCTCAGATCTGTCCAAAGATTCCAAATCCAATACCCCCAAGAACAAAACTACGCCTACCACCAAGCAATTCCAACCGTCCGATTCCAAACCCAAGATCGCCAAAGAACCGAAGAAGTCCCCGCCATCCTCAAACAAACTCAAGGAGCAGAAAATCAAAGACCAGACCAAATCCAAGCATCTCACGTTACCGAATTTCATCGAACAGGACGCAGGTGACGACGAAGATCTGATCAACGAGTTCCGGGACCTCCCATCGAAATTCCATGAGGCAATTCTGCCGGACCTCGAGAAGATCTCCACCACATCCAAGGCCTACATTACCAAAGCCAATCAAGAAATCACCCAAGGATTCAAGCCCCTGGTTGGCAAGAAGTACGCATCGATGGTCGGGTCCCTAACATCTTGCATCTTCCTCTTACTGCCATTACTACTGGTTTCCCTCCTCTTCAATCGAATTCGAATGTACTTCTCTCTGCAGAAGATCCTCATCTTCATACAAGTCTATCTAGCCATCTATTTCGCAATCCTCTCGCTGGCCTACTTCGTGTCCGGGATcgaaccgttgaaattcttctaCGCGACATCAAGATCGAGCTACATCACGATCCAAGTGTTCCAGACACTTGGGTACGTTCTGTATCTGTTGTTGCAGCTGATGAACTTGCTGGTTGTGTTTTCCACTGCAGAGGATGGTGTGGGCTTGAAGTTCTTGGGCCTAGTCCAGACCATGGTGGGCTTTGCTGTGGGCCTTCATTATTACGCAGCCGTGTTCCACCGAGCGGTGGTGGGCCAGCCACCGAAGACTAGTTGGAAGATTCACGGGATCTACGCCACGTGTTTCCTCGTGATTTGCCTGTTTGCAAGAGCTGAGCGGAGGAAGAAAGCTTATCTACAAGATGGGAGCAATGATGATTGTAAAAAGAGTTAG